A genomic region of Zea mays cultivar B73 chromosome 6, Zm-B73-REFERENCE-NAM-5.0, whole genome shotgun sequence contains the following coding sequences:
- the LOC541782 gene encoding LIM domain-containing protein WLIM1 has translation MATSFQGTTTKCTACDKTVYLVDKLTADNRIYHKACFRCHHCKGTLKLANYNSFEGVLYCRPHFDQLFKRTGSLDKSFEGTPKVVKPERNVGNENATKVSSAFAGTREKCVGCSKTVYPTERVTVNNTMYHKSCFKCCHGGCTISPSNYIAHEGKLYCKHHHIQLIKEKGNFSQLENDHEKTSQAGSLEEDEQEY, from the exons ATGGCGACCTCCTTCCAGGGGACGACCACCAAGTGCACCGCCTGCGACAAGACGGTGTACCTTGTGGACAAGCTCACCGCCGACAACCGCATCTACCACAAGGCCTGCTTCCGCTGCCACCACTGCAAGGGCACCCTCAAG CTCGCCAACTACAACTCCTTCGAGGGAGTGCTCTACTGCAGGCCTCACTTCGACCAGCTGTTCAAGAGGACAGGGAGCTTGGACAAGAGCTTCGAAG GAACTCCGAAGGTTGTCAAGCCAGAAAGAAACGTTGGGAATGAG AATGCTACTAAAGTCTCAAGCGCCTTTGCTGGCACCAGAGAGAAATGTGTTGGATGCAGCAAGACAGTCTATCCAACTGAGAGG GTCACTGTTAATAACACTATGTACCACAAGAGCTGCTTCAAGTGCTGCCATGGAGGGTGCACCATCAGCCCTTCTAACTACATTGCGCACGAGGGGAAGCTGTACTGCAAGCACCACCACATCCAGCTGATCAAGGAGAAGGGGAACTTCAGCCAGCTTGAGAATGACCACGAGAAGACATCACAGGCTGGGTCACTGGAGGAGGATGAACAAGAGTATTGA